From a region of the Besnoitia besnoiti strain Bb-Ger1 chromosome I, whole genome shotgun sequence genome:
- a CDS encoding ATP-dependent RNA helicase (encoded by transcript BESB_008260) → MNAPAPKLDLGSKRALGATGFDEDPRGDCSRRRTGFSDAPTVSEQGLTRPSNFSYDGNAAAVSGFSAAPGAPAGASVPVGFWGPNGEVPEGINPYTGAPYSQRYHKILEGRKKLPAWNAKKNFLKLVKRNRTVILVGETGSGKTTQMTQFLIEAGFHEGKCVACTQPRRVAAMSVAQRVADEMDVELGKEVGYTIRFEDKSSPQTILKYMTDGMLLREAMADPLLERYSVVVLDEAHERTLATDVLFGLLKEVCKNRPTLKMVVMSATLDARKFQQYFDDAPILNVPGRMHPVEIFYTPQPEKDYLEACIRTAIQIHISEPPGDMLIFLTGEEEIEQTKRELEKLAQRHSDAGELMVVPLYSSLPPAMQQRIFEPAPGPKYEGGKPGRKCVVSTNIAETSITIDGIVYVIDPGFSKQKVYNPRARVESLLVSPISKASAQQRAGRAGRTRPGKCFRLYTEKAFEQELVDQTYPEILRSNLGSVVITLKKLGIDDLVHFDFMDPPAPETLMRALEQLNYLGALDDEGELSQEGESMAEFPLDPQLAKALVDSAKYECSKEMLSIAAMLSVPLTFLRPKDRSREADAAKARFSHLDGDHLTLLNVFHAYIQHGGGSPDLERQFCFDNFLNPRSLASAKNVRTQLQRTMERLSIPLNSTPYTSKEYYTNIRKALVAGYFMQVAHLQRSGHYLTVKDNQTVALHPSTVLDHKPEWVIYHEYVLTSKNFIRTITQVRGDWLIELAPHFYNPDDFPECDAKKVLRKLIERQKRDKEGQKPGAQTNGNAVKDPKAATGANPASNA, encoded by the exons ATGAACGCGCCAGCCCCTAAGCTGGACTTGGGGTCCAaacgcgcgctcggcgctACAGGCTTTGATGAGGACCCTCGTGGAGACTGCTCCCGGCGGCGCACAGGTTTCTCCGACGCTCCGACTGTCTCTGAGCAGGGGTTGACGAGACCGTCAAACTTTTCCTACGATGGCAACGCTGCAGCCGTCTCGGGGTTCTCCGCCGCTCCAGGGGCCCCGGCCGGGGCCTCTGTGCCCGTGGGTTTCTGGGGCCCGAATGGCGAAGTGCCTGAAGGCATCAACCCGTACACTGGCGCGCCCTACTCGCAGAGGTATCACAAGATCCTGGAGGGCAGGAAGAAGCTCCCGGCCTGGAACGCCAAGAAGAACTTCTTGAAGCTTGTCAAGCGCAACCGCACAGTCATTCTCGTTGGAGAAACCGGTAGTGGTAAAACCACCCAGATGACGCAGTTCCTCATCGAAGCTGGATTCCATGAAGGCAAATGCGTCGCATgcacgcagccgaggcgagTCGCTGCCATGAGTGTCGCACAGCGTGTCGCGGACGAAATGGATGTCGAACTGGGGAAGGAG GTAGGGTATACGATTCGTTTCGAAGACAAGAGTTCTCCGCAGACGATTTTGAAGTACATGACCGACGGTATGCTTCTGCGCGAAGCCATGGCAGATCCGCTCTTGGAGCGCTACAGCGTGGTGGTGCTTGATGAAGCGCACGAGCGTACATTGGCGACGGACGTGTTGTTTGGCCTTTTGAAAGAAGTATGCAAAAACCGCCCGACGCTCAAGATGGTTGTGATGAGTGCGACGCTGGACGCGCGCAAGTTTCAGCAGTACTTTGACGACGCGCCGATTCTCAACGTGCCGGGACGCATGCATCCTGTCGAGATCTTTTACACTCCGCAGCCGGAGAAGGACTACTTGGAGGCGTGCATCAGGACGGCGATTCAGATCCACATTTCGGAGCCGCCTGGCGACATGTTGATCTTCTTGaccggagaggaggagattgagcagacgaagcgcgagctcgagaagctggcgcagagacacTCCGACGCGGGTGAACTGATGGTCGTTCCTCTTTACTCGTCGCTGCCACCggcgatgcagcagcgcatcTTCGAGCCGGCGCCAGGACCCAAGTACGAGGGCGGCAAGCCTGGGCGGAAGTGCGTGGTGAGCACCAACATCGCAGAGACCTCTATCACCATCGACGGCATCGTCTACGTCATCGACCCGGGATTCTCGAAGCAAAAAGTATACaatccgcgcgcgcgtgtggagTCGCTTCTTGTCTCCCCTATCTCCAAGGCCAGCGCACAGCAGCGCGCAGGACGTGCCGGACGAACGCGGCCAGGCAAGTGCTTTCGGCTCTACACCGAGAAAGCCTTTGAACAGGAGCTAGTCGACCAGACCTACCCCGAGATCCTCCGAAGCAACTTAGGCAGCGTCGTCATCACACTCAAGAAACTCGGAATCGACGATCTCGTCCACTTCGATTTCATGgacccccccgcccccgaaACCCTCATGAGAGCTCTGGAACAg CTGAACTACTTGGGGGCGCtggacgacgaaggcgagcttTCCCAGGAGGGAGAGTCGATGGCTGAGTTTCCTCTAGATCCCCAGCTGGCGAAGGCGCTCGTTGACAGCGCCAAGTATGAATGCAGTAAAGAGATGCTGTCGATTGCCGCCATGCTTTCGGTTCCCCTGACGTTTCTCCGGCCGAAGGATCGAAGCCGCGAAGCGGACGCGGCCAAGGCGCGGTTTTCTCACCTAGACGGCGACCACCTGACGCTGCTGAACGTCTTCCACGCCTACATTCAGCACGGGGGCGGCAGCCCCGATCTCGAGAGGCAGTTCTGTTTTGACAACTTCCTCAATCCGCGATCTCTGGCCTCCGCCAAGAACGtccgcacgcagctgcagcgcacgATGGAGCGGCTGTCGATTCCCCTCAACAGCACGCCGTACACGAGCAAGGAGTACTACACCAACATTCGAAAGGCGTTGGTTGCAGGCTACTTCATGCAAGTCGCTCACCTGCAGAGGTCTGGGCACTACCTGACTGTGAAAGACAACCAAACTGTTGCGCTGCATCCCTCCACGGTCCTCGACCACAAACCTGAGTGGGTCATCTACCACGAGTACGTGCTCACGAGCAAAAACTTCATTCGAACCATTACGCAAGTTCGCGGCGACTGGCTGatcgagctcgcgccgcacTTCTATAACCCTGACGACTTCCCTGAGTGTGACGCGAAGAAAGTTTTGCGCAAGTTGATCGAGCGGCAGAAGCGAGACAAGGAAGGCCAGAAACCCGGCGCCCAGACCAACGGAAACGCCGTCAAAGACCCCAAAGCAGCTACTGGGGCAAACCCAGCGTCAAATGCGTAG
- a CDS encoding triose-phosphate isomerase TPI-II (encoded by transcript BESB_008270), whose amino-acid sequence MVPACSSSRWGSTLWTLSVWIFVSLAPVSRSVGPVTVPTLVEAFRAFAPSSSSLVSNISHATEPRSTARSSGSPQATVVRMTRCINSSPARGRGRLQNRVLDSSESSLWAARRGFVGGNWKCNGTTEKTAEIVDMLNSSAVSLHQVEVVVAPPSLFISQVQETLKNPGVQVAAQDSSTQQGYGAFTGELSPKMIKEKNVPWVVLGHSERRAGFGGQPGESNEVVARKVRAALDEGLKVILCVGETLEQRESGATQNVLSEQLEAVRKVMPNDTEWQSIVIAYEPVWAIGTGKTATPALAQDTHRDIRRWLARSVSPEVAEKVRLIYGGSVKGGNAKELFAGEDVDGFLVGGASLTGDFSTIIDAAKTDL is encoded by the exons ATGGTTCCAGCTTGTTCCTCGTCTCGGTGGGGCTCCACTTTGTGGACTCTCTCTGTCTGGATTTTCGTGTCCCTCGCACCCGTCTCGCGCAGTGTCGGCCCGGTCACAGTTCCGACTCTGGTGGAGGCGTTTCGTGCGTTTGccccgtcctcctcctcgctcgttTCGAATATCTCCCACGCCACCGAACCTCGCTCGACAGCGCGTTCTTCTGGTTCGCCGCAGGCAACCGTTGTGCGCATGACGAGGTGTATAAATTcctcccccgcgcgcggccgcggccgttTGCAGAATCGCGTGCTCGATAGCTCAGAGTCGTCCCTGTGGGCTGCTCGCCGAGGCTTCGTTGGTGGAAACTGGAAGTGCAACGGCACAACAGAGAAGACCGCAGAAATTGTCGACATGCTGAATTCATCCGCAGTCTCCCTTCACCAAGTAGAA GTGGTTGTCGCGCCTCCCAGCCTTTTCATTTCGCAAGTCCAAGAAACTCTGAAAAACCCTGGGGTGCAAGTCGCCGCTCAGGATTCTTCCACGCAACAAGGTTATGGCGCCTTCACCGGAGAGTTGTCGCCGAAGATGATCAAG GAGAAAAACGTTCCGTGGGTGGTGCTCGGCCacagcgagcgccgcgcaggcttTGGCGGCCAGCCG GGGGAGTCAAACGAGGTTGTGGCGAGGAAGGTTCGAGCTGCGCTGGACGAAGGCCTCAAAGTCATTCTGTGTGTGG gcgagacgcTAGAGCAGCGtgagagcggcgcgacgcagaatGTTCTGAGCGAGCAGCTCGAG GCCGTGCGAAAGGTGATGCCGAACGACACGGAGTGGCAGTCAATCGTCATCGCCTATGAGCCCGTGTGGGCCATCGGGACCGGCAAGACCGCCACCCCGGCCTTGGCGCAAGACACGCATCGGG ATATTCGTCGCTGGCTAGCTAGATCGGTGTCTCCGGAGGTGGCTGAGAAGGTCCGCCTGATCTACGGCGGATCTGTCAAGGGAGGCAACGCCAAG GAGCTCTTTGCTGGAGAGGACGTCGACGGCTTCCttgtcggcggcgcgtctctgaCCGGCGATTTCAGCACTATCATCGACGCTGCGAAAACAGACCTTTGA